The genomic stretch AGGTTCGGCTGGATATTCGCAATGCGGTTCTGCGCGAGGAACAGAGTACGGAGACGGGGTTGAAGCGGGAAGTTTGCGAGTTGCGCGATATCGTTGTCGGTGAGATCTATGGCGTCGTTGTCCTTGACGTCAATATTAGCAATAAGTCTACGAGAAAACTGGGGAGTTCGGAAACAGTGCTAAGCTCACTTTTGCAGCACCCATGTTCTCAATCGCAGAAATCTTGTGGCCTAGAGTTTACACATATTGATATCAACGAAGCTCTTCTTCAAGTGTAGTATCTGTTCTTTTTTGTACGCACCTCGCAGATCGAGTTCACGCTCCGTGAGACAGTTGATGAAGGAGAGGGAGTTGTTGATTAGGTCGGTAGTTAACCTCATTTTGGCGGTAGTATGTAAAACGTAGTTTATGTGATAGAGTGCCTATGTGTGTGGGGTGAGCGTAAAGTCTGATGTGTGTTGTCCTTGCGCTGTCGTGTGTAATGTTTTAGTGGTCCCGGCCAGCTTCATTGGAATCTTTGTCGAGCCTGGGACTAACGTTAGCGCGTGTTAGCGCGCGGGGCCCGCTTGGTTTGGACTCCCGGCGTGGTTTGGACTAGCGTGGTTTGGATTGGACTTGCGTAGCTCATACTCAACCCGATGGGACTTGACCCAACTCGACAGCAGCAAGCAAAAGTCGCGAAAACAAGAGCGCACTCGGAGCTGTACCTCATTGGCGCGCTCCCTTCGAGCCATTTGCACCTACGCTCATTTTCATGCCAGGCGTCGCCTTCACAGAACGCAACTAGAAGTGAGAGCGGAGTACTCCAAAACTCTCCAGCATTTGAGGAGCGTAATACTGCTTTTTTGCTCTAAGAGCTCTACTGATATGGACGAGGGCTATTTGCCTTCTCTATTTTTGGTCCCCCTAAGATCTCTGTTGATCCAATCGCAAGGTAGCCAACAACTGCTTCAGGTTTTACATCACCAAATCTCACCCTTAGATTCTTGAGGAGTTTGCTCGATCCTCGCCTGTGAGGTAGGATCCCTTAGCCGGTAGAAGGACGTAAGGGCTGTCTCTCGTTGCGAGAGAGGAGAAGTTCAACATGACATCTGGTCCGCGCTGATAGAGGAAGAAAAGGATTGAGTGGATAAGGCCAGCGAGCACCAAGACTACTGAGGCGACGAGCCTGGTGACAAGCCAGCCTTTATTACACTCCATGACGAGCGTCTGACTACTCCAGGCTCAGCCTTGTCATGCGgtgctgcagctgcagctGCAGCTATTTTTGTGATCCAACAAGAATTGGGCTATAATATTATCAACCAACGCTGTTTGAGATCCTTTAATGGATCGCCAGCGAAGTGTGATAGTAGTCCGTTTGGTCGTTGAGTGTGGCGAGAATCCGTCATTAACTAAGTTAACCTCGGTGCAGAGCATTCTCAGAGGGGCACAAGCACAGAGGTGTCCTGTCGCACTACCAGATCAGGGTAGCTAGCGAAAGAACTCCTTAGATAGTATGTCGGGTGGTTTTTACATAATTTCTCTTTTTCTGTTGCCTCTGGTGTTATCTTGGCTTTCCTTGCTGACAGGACGTACAATTGGATCCCTAAAACAATCCGGTGAACACATCCAAGCCACCAGGACCACGCGCATATGCAGCCTGGCTTGTCTTGCATCAGCTCCTCAAATATCTATAACACAACAAGAAAGGTTCAAATGTGATCAACTAACACATCCCCCACCAACGAAACCCAGCCTTGTCAACATCACCTACCTTCACATCAATTATGCCATCTTGTACAACATGCGGCGTATACTACAGAGGCCGAGGATCCCGTTGTGCCCTCCACCAGCGCCACACAAACCCCTGGCTCCAAgaccaccaccacaacaaCTACAGCAGTGACTCCACCGACCCCAGCGGCGTACGTCCCCACTCCTCAGGCTATGGTCTTCACCAGCGTACTCTACGCTTTGCAGTGGACAACGACAACGTATATCACAACAGTAACGCTCTCATACACCACACCACAAACACACACCTCAACCCCACCCCCACCACCGCAAAACCCCTCTCCCTCCCCTCCTCCCTCACCAACCCCCTCATCCAAACCTTCACAACCCTAACCCCCACGCACGCCATAACCTCCCTAACCTACACCGTCCACCCAACCAGTGGCACGTACTCTCTAACCGCGACTGCCAACCCTGAGCGCACCCAATGCAGCGTGTGTAAGGCGTGGTTCGCCGATCAATCCAAACTAGCACACCACCAATGGGAACTGCCCGTCGGATGTGAAGAATGCGGCGTTTGTCTACGCGAAGAGGATGTCGGGTGGCATGGGGCTGGCGTGAGGCATGAGCGGTGTTTTGTGAGGGGGTGTGGAAGTCATTATAGGAGGGAAGGCGGGTGGAGGAGTGGGGTTGTGGGGAGACATGTTAGGGAGTGGCATAGTTGAGTGTGTGGGGTATGGGATGGGATAAGGGGTTAAGGGATTGTGTGTTTGTGTACTTGAACTACGCTATTTATTCTCTTTTTCTCCACTACAGCATTGGCCCGTCTAGACTCTTCGTAGTACCCCACCTCTCACATGAACAAATTGATAACCCCCCGACCGATCCGCAGAAATAACCATACCGTAAGGCATCTCAATCACGGCAACATCCAATATGCGATCCACATGACTCTTCAACAGCGTCTGCTGCTGCAAAGCAATAGCCCCCGACCTCGAACTCTTCCCGCCCACCTTGCCCCTACTCGCCGTACTAACCCTACTCTCCCTTCCATTTCCCGCATTCATCGGCTGCTGCAACCGCTCCAACACGACAATTGTTTCGGGACTAGGCTGGGACGCCGTATACGTTGGCCTTGCTTCGTCTGCTTCCAGGCCATTTACAATCATAGATGCTTCTGCACGGCTGGTGTCCCAGTACCTGACTTTCCAATCGGGGCCTGCGGTGAGTAGGAAGGTGTGTTTACCCTCGCCTTTTTCGTCTGTAGCTTGCGTGTGTACAGCGAGGGCGCGGACACCGCGGTCTGCGTTGGCGTTTGCAGTTGGCTCGACGCTTGTGGCAAAGCGACCAAGCATGCCGCCTGGTCTCTCATCATCGAGGTCGATTAGCGTGGTACTCTTACTTCCTATGTCCTTGCATGAACCCGTGCGGTAAACTTCTTTGCAGACGAGTTTTTCGAAATCCCAGACCGTGATTTCGCCCTGGTCGCTGCCGCCAGCGATGTAGAGACGAGTTTTCTTGGCCTTCGGGAGGACTACCTGGTACAGGCGGTGAATGGGAGATGCGCCATGGTGGACCCAGGCTCTGAGGCGCAGTTTAAAGCGCAAGTCCCAGAGGTCGAGGACGCCGTGTGAGGTTCCAAGGAGAAGCCAGTGGGCTTTTCGGTCGACACAGAAGCAGGTTGGGGTGCCGTGGTCGAGGGGGTTGTGGAGAGTGTAGAGGAGTTCCATGGTTCGTAGATCCAAGGCGATGATCTTGGAAGTATCGGTGGCTAGTAGTAGTACGGATCTGTTATCCCCGTTGTAGTGCTCGGACCATACTGTACAGTCGCCTTTTGGTAGTTGGTATTCGCGGAGGAGTCTGGGTCGGCCGAATTTGGCATTACCGTCTTGGCTTTGGATGCAGTCGACTCGTACTACATGGACGCTCCCGTCACTGCCGGTTGCAACGAATGAGTAGGTTTGTTCTACAAAGACTAGACTTGTGACTTTGACGTCCTCTCCGAGCCGGTAGGTCTGACGGGATCGTCGGGTAATGTTCCGCTCGACCCGTGATGTATCCCATATCTTTACGGTGCCATCATCTGAACCACTGATGAAAAAGCTTTGGTCTGGAGCGACCAGAATCCTGGTTACTGCGGCCGTGTGCTCTCCAAAACTTGCTACGAGCGTACCCTCTGGCCTCCAAGGAGTTGCTGTAGGTGATTGGTGGGTGTCCTTGAATCGGATAGGTTGTTTTCGCATAGGAGGTTGTATGCGTGGACCAAACTCAATCTCATCTGTTGGAAAGCGTTCGAGAAGCATGGAGTCCAGAAACTTGAGTATCGTTGGGTCGTTGCCAGTGTAGTTGTGTGCGTTTCGGAAGCGGACCCGCATAGGGCTTCGCTCACGCCGATCAACAAGAGGTGAATGCGGTTGTCGTGACCGAGAAGACTCACGCACATGGGTACCATCGACCTTTCCAAAAGCATTTGCAGATGTTGTACCAATCTCAGCCGAGGCCTTTCTCTCGCCTTTGCCGAGCAGTCCTAGTGCGCTGTTTCTATGTCGAAGACTATTTGAGATATCAGTCGAACCAACTGACCCTACTGGAGATTGAGGCCCTCTGGTGATGTTGAGAGAACTTCTTCTCGCTTCAGATTCGGAAGGTGGTGATTCCATTCCAAAGGCCCCTTCAGAAGATGACGTTTTCGACCGAGAGGGAATAGTAATGCCCCTTTCTTCGCGGATCAGCCGTCCAGCTTGGTTCTCGAAATGTGGCATACGATCAGATATTCCCCCAGCTTCAGTAGTTGAAGCATCCAGCAAAGCGTCTTTGATAGTTCGAGGTGGCAAATGTTCTTCTGGTGCGCCCGGTTTTCTTGTTTGTTCCATGACTTGACGGACGTCTTCGTCAAACAACACAGTCTGTGCTTTGACATTGAGATCTTTTAGCGTCACAATGCTATTGAACTTTGTGGACGGCGTTGCGATACTATCCGAACGTCGACGGTGGCTTACTCTCCAGATAAAGTCTCTCAGTGCAACAAGTTTGAAATCATCTTCTGAGGTCATGCCTGCATTACGAAGTTTTCGTATCCATAGCTCATCTTCTTCATTCTTTGGTAAACGCTGTAAGACCTTTTGATCTAACTCGCGGCCTGAGATTGTTGGTAGACTTTCTTCTGATGATCCAAAGGTGAATGTTGGCTGATGTCGTACCGCAACCCAGAACTGCCCTTTTTGAGCTTGGAGTGCCCAATTAGAGGCCATCTCAAGAAGTAATCGCGACATTGGGGTTTTCAGAGATTCGAGAAGTCGTAGTTCAGAAAACTCGGACGGCACCACCTTCAAGTATGGTCGAATGAGGTTGACCAAGATGCTGTGCGCATCAGCCACAGACAGATACTTGGACGCTGCCGAGATGAACTGGACAGCTGCTTCTCGTATCCAGAGATTTGGATGCATCGTGAGACGTGCGAGGATATCCACTAGCTCCCAAATTTTAGAGCGTTGAAAGAGACCCAGTTCTGCCATTGACGAAAGCGCTCGAATGACCTTTTCTACTACGAATTCTTCCGGATCCGTAAGCGCTTGTACCATGAGCGGTAGAATATATCCTTCCAGACTGGCTCCTCCGACAAACACAGCGACACCAACGATTCCTTCGAAGAAGGCGCACTTGAGCATCCAATCTGGATCATTGAGATACGTGTTGAGATGACTAAGCACAACATCGTTTGCTCTAGGACTACCGAAAAAGATGCACAGATCGGAGACAGACCGGAGCATGGCTCGCCGAACAGATGTATCCTGGTCAGTGAGGAGAGCCTTTGTATGCTTTTCAAAAGCTTCAAGCAAGATACGGCGATCCGAGTCGAATTGGTTCCGCTGTGCTGATGAAGACATGTCGTCTTCCGTTTCAGGGTCTGCAGTCGGCAAGGATCCCTCAGCGCGCAGTGCCTGAATCATGTCGAGATACTTGGCCGCAGTAGTTGCCAGCGTACCGATGCAGAACGCATACTGCATCCGGACAAGAGGACCAACTTTGGTAGAGGAATCTGAAAGATAGGCCTCTAATCTTGGCAAAACATACTCTGGGAAGATGTAGGCATTAATAGGAGAAACCACTTGCACCATTGCTAGTATCTGCGTTAATGTGCGAAGAGCGGCAATCTTGACTTGTTCCGACTTATCGACTAGTAACTGGGCCACGTAGGGTATGACTCTGTCGAGCTTTGCTTCGTCTGTCAATCGCTCTGAGAAGGCCAGAAGTAACTCCAGGCCCCGAATGCGGGCTGAAGCTCTCGCCGTACCACGGAGACAAGACACAACAATAGTCAGGAACACCAGGTTACCGTCGTCGATTGCCAAGCTCTTTGCGGGGGAGGCCTGATGTTGGTAGTTTGGTATGTTTACAAATAGAGGGAACAGCTTGGCGTTCGGCTTTGGGGGTGAGAAATCAGGTCTTATCAGCTCCTTCCCATCTTCGCTGGAGAGCAAATGGGATATCTTGTCGTAGTCGCTGTAAATCTGATCTATGCGTTCGTCGGGCTCGCCCAAATGTTCCGAGCCAGTTGTAACAGGTTTCCGGCCCGAAGACGGGTCGGTGATGGAGTACATGTACTGTTGCAGAAAGCCATAGAAGTAGGTCGGAAACACTTTGCCTTTCCAATGAGTGAGGTAGTCCTCGGCGGTCATCCTTGAATTTGGATCGACTTGGATCATGTGCAGAATCAGCTCTCGTATATTCGGATCCTGAATTTTGCTGAGATGGGAGTGCTCAGGGTTGTATTCCCCCTGTCGGTACTTGAACAGTTGACTCAAAGAGAAGATGGGCGCTTCCAGGAAGAGTTCGGCGATGACACAGCCAACACTAAAGATGTCCATGGCCCAGTTGACGTCGCCTTCGCCTTCGGGTTGCTGTCCGGCAGCCAGAAACCTCTCAGGTGCCAAGTAACAGGTTCGGCGGCCCGACAAATCGAAGTAGAATGAGAAGTCGGCAGGGTTGTCTTCTGGCAGATGGGCTGGCTTATACGAGGATGAGAAATCAGCCAGATATAACCAGTTCCAGGAAGTGACCAGGACGTTTTCAGTCTTGATATCGCCATGAAAGATGTTCCTGGCGTGGCAGTCTCGCACAGCACAGAGGAGCTGGAATGAGAGCCATTTCTTCTCAATCTCTTCTAAAAACGGGCGTGTGCTATTTGAGTTGAGCAGCGGGCAGAAGTGGCAGTTCGTCGAAGCTTACCTCAAGCGGTCATACAAAGAGCTATGAATATATTGGCGAACCAGATAACCACAAGCTGCGGTCTCGATGACACGATGATAGGCAACAGCATTTGGGACATCTGCTAGCACCTTGCGTTCATCTGTGCAGATTTAGCAAGGGCCTCGAAAACAGATCCTAACAGGCACTCACGGAGTAGGCGTTTAACATGATTTTGGAAATCGAACTGAGCATACGGTTTCATAACGACGCGAGCGACGACAAGTCCATCCTTGTGCCGGGCTCTGACGGCTTTCATAAACCGAGCTGCTCCGAGTGATTTCTCATACTGCAGATCAGCCAGCTCCGGCACATCAATGTTAGCGGAGCCAGCCGAAAGCGTAGTTAGCGAGAAGCCCTGACCCATGGTGAAGGTTGACGTGTGTGTGGTTTGGTGATGGAACTAGGGCGCTGAGCAAGGTGGGTGCCGCGCAACCGACATATTGGAAGTTGCGAGTATGCAATATAGTTTGTTCACCCAGCGTTGCCTACTAGGCTATGTATGCACCTGTGCGATAAGACTTGGAACGACGTGCAATGGCATAAGTAGTGTGGCGCATCAGGTGCATCGATGGAGGTCATCCTGCACCCGTCGCGCCTGCCTCGGCACTACGACAAAAGCGGAAAGGGTTACGTAGGCCCGCAGACTGCACCTCCGACTCCGATATGCGACTCTAACACCACACAGCACCATGGGGAATGCGAACCACATATGATGACggagaagaagcagaacGTCGTCTTCTTTCACCCGGACCTGGGCATTGGCGGCGCTGAGCGTCTTGTCATCGACGCCGCTGTTGGTCTTCAGAGCCGCGGGCACAAGGTCACCATCTTCACATCGCACTGCGACCCGCAACACTGCTTCGACGAGGCCCGCGATGGTAAGCCTCTTCTGCCTCCACCTTCCGGCCACCCACCGCTCATGACTGCACAAACAGCTGAGACGTGACCCTGACTCGACGCAAAGGAACTCTCGACGTGCGAGTGCGCGGAAACTCGATTGTCCCCGCTACTATTCTCGGTCGCTTTGCCATTCTATGCGCCATTCTACGCCAGGTACATCTGATATTACAAATTGCCTTGTTTACCCAAGAGCTTTCACAGCTCGCACCTTCCGCCTTCTTTGTCGACCAACTTAGCGCTGGCATCCCGCTCCTGCGACTGCTACAGCCCGGCCCACGCCTAATCTTCTACTGCCACTTCCCCGACAAATTACTCGCAAAGAAGGGAGGCCTACTGAAGACACTATACCGCGGTCCCTTCGATTGGCTTGAGAGCTGGAGTACCGGCTGCAGCGACACCATCGTAGTCAACAGCAACTTCACCAAGGGCATCTTCGGCGACGCCTTCCCCAGCCTAAAGCATCGCTCGCCTGGCGTTGTATACCCCTGCGTCGACACAAACGTGAGCAAGTCCGCAGAACAACTCACGCCGCTATGGAAGAACAAAAAGGTCCTCTTAAGCATCAACCGCTtcgagaagaagaaagacGTAGCCCTCGCCATCCGCGCCTTCGCCGGCCTCTCGCCCCAAGAACATGAACAAGCACGCCTCGTCATCGCAGGCGGCTATGACCCCAGAGTAGCTGAGAACGTCACAACCTACACCGAACTATGCGAGCTAGCCGATTCTCTCAAACTGAAGCACGCAACTGCCAAAACTATAATCACCGCCCAAAGCGTTCCAGACGACATATCCGTCCTCTTCCTCCATTCGGTTCCCAACGCCTTCAAAGCCACGCTCCTATCTACCTCACGTCTTCTAGTCTACACCCCGCTCCACGAACACTTTGGCATCGTACCCCTCGAAGCTATGCTTGTCGGCACACCCGTCCTTGCAGCCAACGAAGGCGGTCCCACGGA from Pyrenophora tritici-repentis strain M4 chromosome 1, whole genome shotgun sequence encodes the following:
- a CDS encoding SPS1, Serine-threonine protein kinase gives rise to the protein MGQGFSLTTLSAGSANIDVPELADLQYEKSLGAARFMKAVRARHKDGLVVARVVMKPYAQFDFQNHVKRLLHERKVLADVPNAVAYHRVIETAACGYLVRQYIHSSLYDRLSTRPFLEEIEKKWLSFQLLCAVRDCHARNIFHGDIKTENVLVTSWNWLYLADFSSSYKPAHLPEDNPADFSFYFDLSGRRTCYLAPERFLAAGQQPEGEGDVNWAMDIFSVGCVIAELFLEAPIFSLSQLFKYRQGEYNPEHSHLSKIQDPNIRELILHMIQVDPNSRMTAEDYLTHWKGKVFPTYFYGFLQQYMYSITDPSSGRKPVTTGSEHLGEPDERIDQIYSDYDKISHLLSSEDGKELIRPDFSPPKPNAKLFPLFVNIPNYQHQASPAKSLAIDDGNLVFLTIVVSCLRGTARASARIRGLELLLAFSERLTDEAKLDRVIPYVAQLLVDKSEQVKIAALRTLTQILAMVQVVSPINAYIFPEYVLPRLEAYLSDSSTKVGPLVRMQYAFCIGTLATTAAKYLDMIQALRAEGSLPTADPETEDDMSSSAQRNQFDSDRRILLEAFEKHTKALLTDQDTSVRRAMLRSVSDLCIFFGSPRANDVVLSHLNTYLNDPDWMLKCAFFEGIVGVAVFVGGASLEGYILPLMVQALTDPEEFVVEKVIRALSSMAELGLFQRSKIWELVDILARLTMHPNLWIREAAVQFISAASKYLSVADAHSILVNLIRPYLKVVPSEFSELRLLESLKTPMSRLLLEMASNWALQAQKGQFWVAVRHQPTFTFGSSEESLPTISGRELDQKVLQRLPKNEEDELWIRKLRNAGMTSEDDFKLVALRDFIWRVSHRRRSDSIATPSTKFNSIVTLKDLNVKAQTVLFDEDVRQVMEQTRKPGAPEEHLPPRTIKDALLDASTTEAGGISDRMPHFENQAGRLIREERGITIPSRSKTSSSEGAFGMESPPSESEARRSSLNITRGPQSPVGSVGSTDISNSLRHRNSALGLLGKGERKASAEIGTTSANAFGKVDGTHVRESSRSRQPHSPLVDRRERSPMRVRFRNAHNYTGNDPTILKFLDSMLLERFPTDEIEFGPRIQPPMRKQPIRFKDTHQSPTATPWRPEGTLVASFGEHTAAVTRILVAPDQSFFISGSDDGTVKIWDTSRVERNITRRSRQTYRLGEDVKVTSLVFVEQTYSFVATGSDGSVHVVRVDCIQSQDGNAKFGRPRLLREYQLPKGDCTVWSEHYNGDNRSVLLLATDTSKIIALDLRTMELLYTLHNPLDHGTPTCFCVDRKAHWLLLGTSHGVLDLWDLRFKLRLRAWVHHGASPIHRLYQVVLPKAKKTRLYIAGGSDQGEITVWDFEKLVCKEVYRTGSCKDIGSKSTTLIDLDDERPGGMLGRFATSVEPTANANADRGVRALAVHTQATDEKGEGKHTFLLTAGPDWKVRYWDTSRAEASMIVNGLEADEARPTYTASQPSPETIVVLERLQQPMNAGNGRESRVSTASRGKVGGKSSRSGAIALQQQTLLKSHVDRILDVAVIEMPYGMVISADRSGGYQFVHVRGGVLRRV
- a CDS encoding Glycos-transf-1 multi-domain protein, whose translation is MEVILHPSRLPRHYDKSGKGYHHGECEPHMMTEKKQNVVFFHPDLGIGGAERLVIDAAVGLQSRGHKVTIFTSHCDPQHCFDEARDGTLDVRVRGNSIVPATILGRFAILCAILRQVHLILQIALFTQELSQLAPSAFFVDQLSAGIPLLRLLQPGPRLIFYCHFPDKLLAKKGGLLKTLYRGPFDWLESWSTGCSDTIVVNSNFTKGIFGDAFPSLKHRSPGVVYPCVDTNVSKSAEQLTPLWKNKKVLLSINRFEKKKDVALAIRAFAGLSPQEHEQARLVIAGGYDPRVAENVTTYTELCELADSLKLKHATAKTIITAQSVPDDISVLFLHSVPNAFKATLLSTSRLLVYTPLHEHFGIVPLEAMLVGTPVLAANEGGPTETVISGQTGWLRDVNKVQDWTEVMRIALEDGDGEQRLKEMGKWGKERVIAEFSKEKLAERLENEITDMMKRSVRPPLIPFVLVLGIVGAMGGLAAVSLWLATKE